Below is a genomic region from Raphanus sativus cultivar WK10039 chromosome 4, ASM80110v3, whole genome shotgun sequence.
taaacacaTGGTCGCTGTGGAAACCCAAGTATGAGAAATAAATACTCACAGGGAGATAAAATGAGCAATAAGACGTTTTGTACTGGACAATACGACGGTGGCTGCATATGTTGAAAACCATTACATCACTCAGAAAACTAAAAGACAGACCatttcaatatatatagaaacGGCCACACTTTTGACTCACACTGGTAAGGAGTACTTGGCCAAATCCTTGTGGCCGGTGGTGATCATATCTATCATCTGGCCAGAAGATGTTTGAAACTCTACCTAAACAGAGTCAACAAGAGGAAAAGACTAGGACAATTAATTAAACTACCAATgcttgtacaaaaaaaaaagaaaaaaaaaaaagagttaaccTCATTAAAGAGATCAAGGAGGTCAAAATAGAAAGGCATTCCCAGGAAGTGCTTCTTGAGAATCCTGTGAACGTGATTGCGAATTAGAATCCCGTCATTGATGCCAACCATACCAACCTGAAACATATGCTGTTAAAGAAGTGTCTAGTGGTCTTATTAAACACTCAGAATATGATATGAAAGAAAAACCTGAGGGAGTCTGAACCAGCAAGTCTTGCCACGGCGGGTGACAGAGTTATCCATAATGTCATCAATCACAAGGAAATAAGCATGAAGCTACAAAGACCACGAACAGAGTGAGAGAGTCAGGAGGGTATCTATATTCTACTGAGAgattcaagaaaaaaagaaaaaagaaaaggttGTTATGAGTCTTTACATACCCATTCGACGCACCAACCGAGGGCGCATGAGAGGAAAATCTCTTCCTCCGTCAAATCTTTGCCTTCCTTCAAAAGCTTGAAGCTTTCCACGATGGAGAGACCCCGATTGAGCTTCCCTGGAGAAGAAACAATCAGAATCAGAGGATAAGATTTAGATGAAAcgctaagagagagagagagagagagagagagagagagagagagagagagagagagagagagagagagagagagagagagagagagagagagagagagagagagactcatCACCTCCAGGTACGTTGTGATCAAGCATCTGCAAAAGAAAGACAGTTACGGAGGATCAGATTAGTGAGATCATAAGGGAGTAGGAAAGGGAAAGGGAAAGGAGTACCCTATCAACCCAGAGACGAGACTCATCGGTGAATTCGAAGGAAGGGTCATGAAGAAGGTCGGACTTGAGGGTCGGATAAACGTTAAGGAAAGTTGACTTTAGATCCTCCGTTAATACATGATGATGGGAAGAGGATGAAAGGTGCCTACTTTGATGGAGACCGCCACTTCCCACACGGTTCAGATGCAAATTCGCAGCCTTTATCAGATTCCTACAACAATTCATTCTCTTtctatttttacttatttatcaCTTCTGCCTGTAACAGGAAAGTAGGGTCCTGTCTAGAATCCCACTGATGATCGAAGACGAGGTGAACAAGACGATCTAAAATGGCTGTGAGATCATCTTGATGAAGCGATGAGGATGTTGATTGAGAAGAAGATAATGATTGGGATAGCCTTTCTAGAGTAAACTATTAGAGTCAACAATTATTTTCAGCTGCACGACAAAACCAGTCAgaataaaaggaaatatttgATGCAGATCAATGTTTTTGTCCTTTTCTGATTTTTGGCGCAAAACTTTTTTTTCCCTCTCTCCTATATGGATAGAACTTTTACTCTTAAGCGTTGCTAAACTCCTGTACTACTCAAACCCAAACTTTTAGACTCAGTGACTCACCAGTCACCACCAATCAACTCTCCGAATTAATCGAAGTCATCAACTATACACAAATTTAGTCAATTCCACTTAATTGCGTCTACGGTCTACCTAACCAAATCGTGTTTGAATCAACAAGCTTGTCCACAATACAAACCAAACCCGACGACTTAAAAAGTGAGAATAGAGAAGTCAAAATCGGCATTTACATTGTTCGTTTATGTATTTGGTCCGACATCCAGATATTACATTCAGATGTTTcgttttataattaatatttgcaTTCAGATCAAACATCTAGATGTCAAAGTTGttagttttttaaatttcaaaatagcaTTTTAATACTAGTAGTTACTAAAACGGCACAATCTTAACTTTTAGTAATgaatattcaaataaattattttgcattttttgtGGAAATATGATTTTGTCAATATTGTtggaaaaattaattttgtgattttaCGAAAACATACAATTTACAGTTTTTATGAGAAAGGCATAAAAGTTAGAGTTTTATGAACCGGAAATTTGCATCTGAACCAGAAATTGTGATCAACgaaattttatgattaaaatggTTTATCAATAAAAGTTAGagtttttttagtttaacaAAACTTTGATGCTTTATtccaaataaatttgaaaattgatGATCTAAATGAAATTTTTctcattaattttaaataatttaggtAGTTGATTAACTTCATGATATTCATGTAGTTTGTAGTAtctttttgattttattgttaAATGTTATTGCATTTTTGTAACATGACTTGTTTTGTAGGctatattataatttgaaaataaaatagtcTTAGCTTCCGTAAATTTATGAAAAAGTGATATTTTCAAATATGACACGACATAACATTTACAAGAACAAACAGAAGAGAAAATGCTAACTTAGTTTAAGGAATGATCATTCCCACTGAAATCAGAGCACTTTAACAGAATTACACAAAAGCACCAAAGAAGAATCAAAGACATAACAGGAAATTTAGGAGAGCTTAGACACTACTTCTGCCTCTTGTAGATCTTAGCCAAGAAGGATTTTAGCACTGCTTGGATTGCTTTACTTTGGTGAGCCTCAATCGCTCCAATCAGCTTCTTGTAGGTTTTGCTCTCATAGCCCTTGAACACTCCCTATCATTGTTCACAAACATCAAACCAAATCAAGTTAGTAGAGTAGAGTAGAGCAGAACACATGTTAGTTGTGCATATCTTTGAAGTTCCACTAGTTTCGAACCTCAAGGTCAAGCTCTTTGTAGAGCTCCTTCACTTTAGCAACGTTTGATGGGTCGGGTTTACCATAGTTCTCCTAGGAGGATatcacaataaaaaaacatcTTTCAGGTCGCAAAATCAGGTTACAAAACcttatgcaaaaaaaaagaacttataAAAAGATTCTTACATATAATATCTCAGTTTGTTCTTTGCTGCAGCGTTCCAATGCCTTGACCACCAACCAGGAGCATTTGAAATTTTCTATATCCGTTCCTATCTGCATTATCAAACGTTACCCAATATGCTTCAATCAAGTGAGCACATTAAATAAGTCTGAAAAAGCAAGCATTTACAGGAGCTAAGAAACCTTGCCAAGTGTCTGGGGATCAGCATAACAATCCAGATAGTCATCCTACACAGACAGTACATGATAAAGAATATTAACTTCCTGACATCAAATAGCACTCATGACATACATAAAACTAAAGTTTTTTACCTGCACTTGGAAGTAGATTCCCATGTCAACGAGAACATTCTTCACATCAACATGGTTCTCCAAATTCTCGCCAGCCATTAGCAAAGCACAAGCAACCTAATTACCAAAAATCACAGCTCTGTTACACAAGATCTAAATTTTCAACACATGGTGGCTCTTGTACTGTAGAACCCAAGTATGGTAAATCAATACTCACAGGGAGATAAAATGAGCAATAAGCCGTTTTGTACTGGACAATACGACGGTAGCTGCATGTTGAAAACCATTACATCACTCAGAAAACTAAACGAGAGACCATTTCAACATATATAGAAATGCTCACACTTTTGACTCACACTGGTAAGGAGTACTTGGCCAAATTCTTTTGGCCAGTGGCGATCATATCTATCATCTGGCCACAAGATGTTTGAAACTCTACCTAAACAGAGTCAACAGGGGGAAAAGACTTAGGGCATGATCAGTGGAAGTATCTTCATTAATCtctcatattaaaaataatcaaaataattaacaaaagaagaaagagatagagCAACATTATTGAGGAATCTTGATTCGGTTGAGTTTTCCGTAAAATTAAGAACTTgtaattatatacacatatataacatatatatatatatatatatatatatatatatatatttagaaccTCAAATCAAGATCTCCTAATAATGTTGTTCTtaagagcatccacaatggTAAACCCATTGTGGAGtccttcaaaaaaaatttttaattaactaattgTGGGTTACCACGTGTCATGGGATCCGCGATACAGTAACCAAACTCACAATGGATCAATCCTTACACACAAACTTTTTGAGACTGATCCGACACGGAAACCAACAAAAGtcatattttaatactttttctttttaaggaTTGGGTTTATGAAACCCCATTGCACATGCTCTAAGGGACATCTTTGGCAGGAGAGACTCCTTACGTGAGTTGAGAAACGTTGTGCCCATGTGTCACTTTAACAATAACTCATtctttttaagaaataaaacttagctaaatcaataaataatattaatagaaaacgatcatagaatttttttttttagtttctgtCTACTGTTCATGCTTCTTAGaacaattaattaaattacCAATGCttgtaaagaaaaaagaaacaaaaaagagtTAACCTCATTAAAGAGATCAAGGAGGTCAAAATAGAAAGGCTTTCCCCGGAAGTGCTTCTTGAGAATCCTGTTAACGTGATTGCGAAGTAGAAACCCGTCATTGATGCCAACCATACCAACCTGAAACATATGCTGTTAAAGAACTTGTCTTATTAAACTCTCAGTTAAGAGagaataatattatgatatgaAAGAAACCTCAGGGACTCTGAACCAGCAAGGCTTGCCACGGCGGTGACAGAGTTATCCATAATGTCATCAATCACAAGGAAATAAGCATGAAGCTACATCAGGAGGGTATCTATTATTCTACTGAGAgattcaaaaaaagaaaggaaaaaaaggtTATTCTGAGTCTTTACATACCCATTCGATGCACCAACCGAGGGCGCATGAGAGATAAATCTCTTCCTCTGTCAAGTCTTTACCTTCCTTCAAAAGCTTGAAGCTTTCCACGATGGAGAGACCCCGATTGAGCTTCCctggagaagaaaaaaaaaagaaaccatcaGAATCAGAGGATACTGATCATTAGATGAAACGCTGGAGACAAAGAGAGAATTTCTCATCACCTCCAGGTACGTTGTAATCAAGAATCTGCAAAAGAAAGAGAGTTACGGAGGATCAGGTTAGTGAGATCATCAGGGAGTAGGAAAGGGAAAGGAGTACGTACCCTTTCAACCCAGAGACGAGACTCATCGGTGAATTCGAAAGAAGGGTCATGAAGGAGGTCAAACTTGAGGGTTGAATAAACGTTGAGGAAGGTTGACTTTGGATCCCCCGTTAATACATGATGGGAGGAGGATGAAAGGTGCCTACTTTGATAGACACTGCCACTTCCCACACGGATCAGATGCAAATTCACAGCCTTTATCAGATTCCTACAACAATTCAATCtcattttctttctatttttacttatttaccACTTGTGCATGTAACAGGAAAATAGGGTCCTCTCTAGAATCCACTGATGATCGAAGAGACGAAGACTCGAGGTGAACAAGACGATCTAAAATGGTTGTGAGATCATCTTGAAGAAGCGATGAGGTTGTTGATTGAAAAGAAGACTTGTTGCAGAAGATAATGATTTGGATAGCCTTTCTATAGTAAACTATTAGAGTGAACAATTATTTTCAGCTCCAGGACAAAACCAGTCAgaataaaaggaaatatttgATGCAGAtcaatgtttttgtctttttgtgaGTTTTTGGCgcaaaacttttttttcctttctcctAGATGGATAGAACTTTTACTCTAGCGTTACTAAACTCCTGTACTACTCAAGCCCACCCTCATGCCCCCCTCAAACCCAAACTCTTAGACTCAGTGACTCACCCACCAGTCACCACCAATCAACTCTCCAAATTAATCGAAGTCATCAACTATACACAAATTCAGTCAATTCCACTTAGTTGCGTCCAGCTAACCAAATCGTGTTTGAATCAACATGCTTGTCCACAATACAAACTAAACCGACGACTTAAAAAGTGAGAATAGAGAAGTCAAAACCGGCATTTAGATTGTTCCTTTATGTATTTGGTCCAACATCCGGATGTTATATTCAGATGTTTcgttttcataattaatatttgcaTTCAGATGCAACATCTAGATGTCAGAGTTGTTcgttttttatatttcaaaatagcATTTTAATACTAGTAGTTACAATACTAAAAACGGCATAATCTTTACTTTTAGTAGTgaatattcaaataaattattttgcatttttttttggaaatatgatTTTGTGAATATTGAtggaaaatttaattttgtagttTTAGGAAAACATACAATTTACAGTTTTTACAGGACAGTGCGATTTTAACGGTATTGGCAAGAAACATTTTCAGGTTTTAAGGAGAAACACACAATTTTCAGGTTTTTGCGGGAAACcgtgttttctggttttggcgggtgattttgaattttggtAAGAAACCGTACTTTCCAGGTTTTGGTGAAGTTTTGGCGGCAAAACATGTTTTCTGGGTTTCTACGAGAAAACACATTTTCCAGTTTTGGTAAAAAatgttttctcggttttggtagaaaaacGTGTTTTCAGGTGTTTTGGATTTCgatagaaaatttatttttctggttttggtgagaaagtaaattttttttattttttttggaaaatacattttagattttggcggaaaaagcATCTTTCTGGATTTTGTggaaaatatgtttttggttCTAATAGAAAATTACAATCttcttattaaataatatataataattataataactaatttaattaatttttatattggaACTAAGGGTATTTAGGTCTTTTTGATTTTGACATGCAAatgtaacatataaattttagtttttctagcattttaaaaatctaGATATTCAAGATACTATATATGTTACTTCTAGATGCTGATTTGGGTTTAAATTTGGAAGAATGTTACATCTTACATCTTACTCATGTCAAAATAAAACTTCtaataattatcataaaataattataaaaattataatagttaTTCAGTAAATAAtgttaaatttttgatatgttaactaattattttagaatataaataaaattatagaaatttttactttgagaaaatgaaaaactttatatttttggtttaggttatttttatttataattttattactagtattatagttattaaaatctatttcaatattcaaaatttaatattttttgaaaaatgttgatttatatttgtggtagataaacataaattttagaagTAGTTTTAGACCTATTGTTAGTCAACTATAATTGTTGCCTAAAATAATATGATCAACgaaatttatgattaaaataatttatcaatCAAAGTTGAAAATTTTTAGGTTACCAAGAATTGGtgttttatttgaaataaatttgaaagttgatgatttaaatgatatctttcttattttttattaatttaggtaGTTGATTGATGAGACTAAAAAATAGGAGATTGTGTGTGAGTTTGAGTAGTACAGGGGGGATTAATGATGTCAACCCTTtcattttcattctttttttttaactctgagaaggttttataaatcaaaaaggACCACGTTTTCGAAACATAAAACACCAGAAACAACAAAATGAAAACTCATAGAAAACCAGGAGCCAAGGCCTAAGACCCTTCCTCCCCCAACACAACAACCAGATAGCAAAACACGACATCACCATTACCGACTTGTGTTTCTTCTACCTTCCTCCGCAAGTAGTTCATTAAGCCAAGAGGGACTACCTTGAGCCACATAAGACTGTATTCGCTTTTCTTTTGTCACACTTCGAGCGATCAAAAAGGCTGCTCTATTCTCCTCTCTTCTCACTGCAACCACTCTTCCATCCACTAACTTGTTTAGAATGTCTCTGAGCTCCAGTCCATCCGCTCGAAACGCTGGCCACGCCTTTGGTTTGTTAATCGAACCAACTAAATCATCTGCTTCAATTTCAAGAGTTACCCTTTGGATTCTATGAGATACCATACTCTCCATAGCCCAAGTCAACCCTAAGCGTTTAGCCTCCATGATCGATGATACTCCATTGAAGGCCCTCCGGCTATGTAGCAAAGCTCTACCATCACACCCCCTTACAATCTAACTCGTCCCTGCCAACTTAGTATCTTTTGCCCATGAGATCCCAATATTACATTTCACTATGTTTCTCTCTGGGGCTTTCCAACCTTTTCCAGCAAGCAACCTCCGATTCCTACTTTCCTCAACTGTACTTGCCTCCTCTAGAACATCGAACCATCTTTTAGAGTCTTCAAAAATCTTCGCCACCGTATCTTCTGCTGCAAACTCCTTCCCCTCAATACAAaaagcatttttatttttccaaatcaTCCATAGGATCCACGGGAAGCTTCGCCTCAAGGCACTTGGAATTCTCATATCTTCCCCTGCCTTCATAAGATACCAAAGATTGGCATACAAACCTCCATGTTCAAAACCGTTCGATGGAAAAGGAAACCCTGAGGTCGCCCAAACTAACCGAGCCGCTGGACAGGTGAGCAAAACGTGGTTAATAGATTCTCCTACCTCCCCACACCTCTGACACCGAGGGTCTACCTTCATCCCTCTCGCCAAACACTCGTCTGAAACTGCAAGAGCATTTGAGAGCGCTTTCCACATGAAAACTTTGATTTTTGGCACAGTCTTCACCTTCCAAACTTTACTTCGTACAGCATTAATAGAGGGCCTACTTCTTGCAATGTTCCTAACTTCAGACTGATCAAGAGAACAAGCCAACCAATATCCC
It encodes:
- the LOC108806780 gene encoding farnesyl pyrophosphate synthase 2 gives rise to the protein MNCCRNLIKAANLHLNRVGSGGLHQSRHLSSSSHHHVLTEDLKSTFLNVYPTLKSDLLHDPSFEFTDESRLWVDRMLDHNVPGGKLNRGLSIVESFKLLKEGKDLTEEEIFLSCALGWCVEWLHAYFLVIDDIMDNSVTRRGKTCWFRLPQVGMVGINDGILIRNHVHRILKKHFLGMPFYFDLLDLFNEVEFQTSSGQMIDMITTGHKDLAKYSLPVHRRIVQYKTSYCSFYLPAACALLMAGENLENHVDVKNVLVDMGIYFQVQDDYLDCFADPETLGKIGTDIENFKCSWLVVKALERCSKEQTEILYENYGKPDPSNVAKVKELYKELDLEGVFKEYESKTYEKLIGAIEAHQSKAIQAVLKSFLAKIYERQK